The window atacaatgttttaagttcatttggattacgTTTTCGGTtataattgattttgatataagattttacgtttgattaaatacgagttggtttgataaaacacttatttgattacaatgttttataaggttttgaactcaagaatggatacaagattatatatttttatggttttggtttacgactttgactatattatgaacttactttttgagtatattttataaggtttggattaaatccctttataaatgtatatatgtagctatgttaagtaaagttggtttttataactgatagtttcttactgagatttttgtctcacgtttttaaatgttttaatggtTTTAGGTAAGAAAATACATGAtcgagagaaggttaccgaccgattaggcaaggatcggaagttgttgcttattgttagaattatggttagaactttggtaatgcaattgtaatataatgatatttggataaattggagacttctaagtattgattatgatctttctatttcacgtccgatgctgATTgaggttagaactttggtaatgcaattgtaatataatgatatttggataaattgtagacttctaagtattgattatgatctttctatttcacgtccgatgtcgattgaggtcgtttagggttgGGTGTGACATTTATTACCAGAAACACTCACTTTGCAATGAataaactgcttatccatgctaataATATTGAAATGAACCCGATCAGgtttccagaaaagccaaatcccaccagcccggccagtagcctccgatctaacacagttccagctcctaaactttttaaccacctcatctgctttatctccactaatcttagtttccattaaagcaaaacaagaaggattaaactgtttaataagatcattaacatggatagccttgctagccgcacctctaacattccaacacaacaaatccatagaaaggaggaaaaCTGACCGCACCCACAAACCTAAGAtaggtatttattaggggctcctgagagccttgccGAGGTACCCGCAGGCCCTCTCTTATCAGGTAAAAACAAAGAATTATGGCCACTTTTCTGCTTGCCTTTTAGCTTTTTCATACTAGTTTTATTAACTCCCATACTTTTCCCAATCCCCGGATCCCCACCCTGATTAGGAAAACTAACCTCATTCAtatttttcttcctttgataagcTAAAGTCTGGGAACCCACCTGGGATTCGCCTTTGGAGACAAAAAGGGGGTTAACAGTTTCAGTCACCTTAGTTGATGGCTCTATAGGTTCTAATCCTGGCATGCTTTGATCAATCTGTTCGTCAACCTGGCCAGAATCCTGTACTTCCTCAATAGCCAGGGCCCCAAACCTGGAACCTGAATTGATCATTGCCACAGCCCTGGAATCCTCAATAACTTTGGGGTTAGGTTTCTCTTTGATACTAGGCTTATCAGTAGGATTTTGAATGATAGCCTTTATCTTGGGGTTAATATCAGGGGGACGATTCTGAGCAACTGAAGGCCGAGTCCTTCGTCTAGCAGGCCTCTTCGCGACCATCCAGGGGCCAAAATTCCCCCCATCACCTTGGATCCCTTCAGTTCTACCGGTATTACCCTCAGCTTCCATTTCCACCACCCTCTCCCTCTTCGGGCATCCCTCCCTAGTATGTCCATACATaccacaatcataacaaatgttatgtaacccttcatattcaataaggAACATCTTGttctgaacacagaattttGATAACAGGGGTTTTGCAAGATCAACATCAATACAAACCCTAGAAAATTTACCTCTAATCGCTCCAACCGTAGTTTTATCCACATGATGCACCTTCCCAACCAGACCTCCTATTTTATTGAGAAAACTTTCACTATAATACTCAATAGGCAGGCCCAgaaacctaacccaagtcaaaatTCTGCTCACCGAGCAATCATGAGggttaaaattaggaacccaaggcctcaAAGCCAGAACCtggttggaaataatatacGGACCTCCATTGATCACAGCATTATAATCTTCCACAcgagtaaatttaatgacatagtagtcattctcTAAGTCAGTAATACTAACTTTACCTTTCTTAGCCCACTGTGCTTGTATCCTCTGGGCGAACTAgttaaagctaattctcttcccAAGCAACGTAACTATTAAAGAGAGCTTCCATTTTTTCCTGAGCTCTCGCTTCTCTGCTGACGAAAGCCTAATCATCGGACAAAGCGGATCATCATGTTCACCATCTTCTTCATCCGAGTCAGAGAACACATCTTCATAATCCCCTTCCATCATAACCTCCTCCATACAAGgctcctcctccaccaccccCATAACCGTATCTTTCCACGAAATTTGCCCTAGGCCATTCGTCACCACCCTCGATTTGGGAGAAACAGAGTTTCCCTGAATCTGAACCCCGCACTCATCACCAAACCTGTCCGACATCCCATTTATTTCCTTGATATGTCCCAAGGCAACCTGCACCAATGCCGCCGCCCCATTCTGAACAACCCCCACCCTGCTCGGCACCGTACTGGCAGTGCCAGGAATCGCGCCGGCACCCACCATGGATTGCCCAGCAGAACTGCCGGCATCCCCTGCGCACAGCCCAGCAAAAGCGTCGGCGCTCCCTGCGCAGCCCCTAGCAGCTCCGCCGGCATCCCCTGCGCACAGCCCAGCAAGAGCGTCGACGCTCCCTGCGCATGCCCTATTATCACTGCCGGCAACACTACCGGCACTCAAACAAACCCGCCTCGCCCCTTCCGCAGCAGATCCAGCCTGCCCAGGAGGCGCCTTCCCCCCCGCGTCGGAGATCACCCCTGCCCCAGCCGCCCGCCCGCGCACGCTCCCCTGCCCATCGATCCCCAACGAGCCTACCGCGCCGCCCAACCCTTCCCCCGATCCCCTTGCACCCTCTCGGCCCCGCTCTTCCCTACCCCCATCCTTCCCAACGCCCCAACCCTCCAACCCGCAAACCCTATCACAAGCGCCCTCCTCCTCCCGATCTGCCCAATCCGTAGCCGGCACCACCCCTACTCCTCCACCCGCCTCCCCCctctccctagatctatccctaacCCTTTTCACCATAAAACCCTTGTATTTCTGAATGAAGCCTAAAATGCGAGTCGAGGAGGCTGCAATTCCAGAATTAGAAGAGATTCGAAGAGCACCAACCAGCAAGCAAAACCCTAACCACAGTGAAGGCAGGTAAGCAGTGAGAATAGCAAGTCGTGTTTTTtacacttaaattagttaattaagtgaaaaatcatttattttgataagtcaaaatatttaacttaataatttaaattaaacattatcaactgatatttttataaaagttacatCATTCAATACGTTCAgtacttataatattcaacacttaaaattcagtatttattttttcagcactcaAACATCCTAGaagaataaagaaaacaacAGTTACTTCCCCTGCATCCTCCTTTTCTCACATCATGAGTGTTACAATGATTACTCGACTTTggtaatgaatttttttattaatatattaatttgaaatattctacaatttttctttttgcttttttttttttcgaacaatgctattttatttaatataatatttggATTTTGATTTTTCTGAAGTTTTTTTGTTCTCATCTCTTAATTATGCATTTTAATTGTATATAACTTGTCGGGTTTGCTTATGTTTTTTATGCGTTCAATTTCACTGTCATATGTTGAAACTTCCAGAATGATTTTTCTCATTCATCTATGAAGTGGAAAAGACAAAGTAATTGCTCCAAATGATAAATGGTTGGATGTTCCCAATAGAAAACATCTCCAGGTGCTTGGATGCTCCAAATTAAAAGTGGCTTCAGATGGTTCTTGGCCGGAGAACAACAACAATGAGATGGGAAAAAGTAGATTCAATTCCTTTTCCGGATAATATCAACGGAACAAACtcatgtgatcaaaaccgattattattgatattagtTACAAtttcatttataatattatgatttCAGATTTCTTGAATGTAGAACCTCAAAACCAGTCAAAAGCAAGAAGTAGCAAAACAATGTAATTGCATAGTTGCTGATGTTGAGAGACTGCTTTACATGGGATTGGCCAACAAAATACAAATGAAGCTACAGAAGTTCAAGGAAGGGGAAAACCTACACTCGGATAATTGAAATGAGAGAGAAATGAATCTTATTGATACTATATTATTAACAATAAAGATGTACAATCTGCTTTTCTATATTACAGCAAAAGCAATACAAGAGAGTAATATTGAATAAAACGTTGTAATAGTTGATTATCTTAGGATTTATATTGGTAGTAACTAGTTGCTAGCCATCTTGCAGATACAGTGAATTCTAAAACTTGGTTCGCATGCATCCGGTCCCAAAGAATTGCCCCATAATAATCCAATACAATAATGTAGAGCATATGTAAACTAATTAAAGGTAAAATCAAAATTTAGGCAAGTATAGAAGCCCAAAATATGAATTTTGATCATCACATGAAAATCTAAATGGCACACATTCATTTCACTTCAATTTTTGTTAAAAGTTTCAATGTTGTACATCACAACCCTACTGTATAAACCACATTAAGTTGAGTTTATAAGTTTTCATTAAAAATAAGAACGCACAGCCACTGAGAATATATCAGGGTAGCTAATCCTACGGGGTAAAACTTgtgaaacaaaaataaaacaacatttTGCAAAATTTCCTGGACTTTAGAATATATGCACGCCATTATAATTTGTCCTCTGTCACTTTCCTTgctataattataaataacagCATTACAGAATTCATCCTATAACAATACAAATGTAACGGCTTCACGTTTTCTTCATCaacaaacctgagggtcaccaAACATGAGAAAGAAAAGTTTACCACAATTATTGCTCCACTTGCAGTGAACTTTGAATTCGCTCAATGAATCGATCTTTAGTCAAAGCACCCTCCTATAAAATAATCAAACCATGGATTGGTCACTAAAAGCTCAAATGACAGTAGATGGATAATGATACATAATGCAGAGAGATTTTTCCTAACTGGAACACAGTTTACAATCAAATTATTCATTCCTCAGTGTGATCTTATTAAGTTCGAAGGTATCACTCTGGAGATATATAAGAAAGTGATAGTAATTAACTTACGAAGCGATCAGACGGCTTCCCATCCTTAAATAAGATAAAGGTAGGCAATGCCTCAATTTTGTACTTGTCAGCAATGCTAGGGTACTTCTCGGTGTCAATTTTTACCACCTGGATTGTCTCCTTTAGGATACTACTCACTTCATTCAGAATTGGAGTCATAAGTTGACAAGGACCACACCTGCAAACCACACCGAAATTTTAACATATTTCAATGTGCTCAAGATTTGCCATCTTACAGATCCTTCTTCACACCATACTAGTCTCTTGAACCCAAAATAATCAGTCCTGCCTTACTTCCAGTTTCAAAATATATTTGGAAAGATTTCCTTTTAACACCTACATACAAATTTCTATTGTCATTTTATTCTTTAAAAAAGGGAGTTAATTCCACGCATTAAAACATTAAGGTTTCCAGTTATTTAAAGATAGTTAGGGACAATCTAAGGGAGAATCTCTTTCTTAGAAAATCGAAACTAATAAATGTTAGCAAAATAtgtattttggaaaataaagtaaaaggaaaTTACCAGGTTGCATAAAAGTCAACCAACACTGGTTTGTCTGCATTTTCCAACAACTCATCCAAGGATGAGAAAGTTTGCTTGGTTGCTGCGACCTGCAATCATTAAGCAAAAAGATACAGTATCATTTATACTATATGAAGATAGAATAAATATTGTTTACATGCAAAACAAAGTTATAAGGTTTTGAGACTGTTCAGTTCAATCCTATCTAGTCGGATTGAGAAATTTATCATTATTGCATTTAAGCAGATGCATTCATACACATAAATACATTGTTAGAGCATTTCTAAAGAAAATCCTAGTTCTAGAAACAATTCCT of the Euphorbia lathyris chromosome 7, ddEupLath1.1, whole genome shotgun sequence genome contains:
- the LOC136201249 gene encoding thioredoxin Y2, chloroplastic is translated as MAISSLSASILPSLNPNPNRHSHLPAKLTSFSSLRCPPNLHRLQFGMRGISSSSSRSRNLLVVAATKQTFSSLDELLENADKPVLVDFYATWCGPCQLMTPILNEVSSILKETIQVVKIDTEKYPSIADKYKIEALPTFILFKDGKPSDRFEGALTKDRFIERIQSSLQVEQ